A window of Candidatus Pantoea floridensis contains these coding sequences:
- the ydiK gene encoding AI-2E family transporter YdiK: MKSLQRGMDLPQMLFSLMFILIMIVACLWVVQPFILGFAWASMVVIATWPLMIRLQQLMWGRRSLAVIAMTLLLLLLFIIPIALLVSSLIDNSAPVIAWATQRHLVMPDFAWLRDIPYGGNKLYSSYHKLVDGGGSAMLSQVQPYIGRTTGFFVAQAGHFGRFMMHLVVMLLFSVLLYWRGEQVGQGIRHFAYRMSGRRGDAAVLLAGQAIRAVALGVVVTALVQGVLGGIGLAISGIPYATLLTVLMILTCLVQLGPLVVLVPAIIWLYWSGDTTWGTVLLVWSCVVGTLDSVLRPVLIRMGADLPMILILSGVIGGLIAFGMIGLFIGPVVLAVSYRLVTVWMHEAPEPDDDMQTAIEALDDHEEHPH; this comes from the coding sequence ATGAAAAGCCTGCAACGCGGTATGGATTTACCGCAAATGCTGTTCTCGTTGATGTTCATTCTGATCATGATCGTCGCCTGTCTGTGGGTGGTTCAGCCGTTTATTCTGGGCTTCGCCTGGGCCAGCATGGTGGTGATCGCTACCTGGCCATTGATGATCCGCCTGCAACAGCTGATGTGGGGAAGACGCTCGCTGGCGGTTATTGCCATGACGCTACTGCTCTTGCTGTTGTTCATTATTCCTATCGCCCTGCTGGTAAGCAGCTTAATTGATAACAGCGCGCCGGTGATCGCCTGGGCAACGCAACGCCATTTGGTGATGCCCGATTTTGCCTGGCTACGTGACATTCCTTATGGTGGCAACAAGCTTTATTCGAGCTATCACAAATTAGTGGATGGCGGAGGATCGGCGATGTTGAGCCAGGTACAACCCTATATAGGTCGTACTACCGGCTTCTTTGTGGCGCAGGCCGGACACTTTGGCCGCTTCATGATGCATCTCGTCGTGATGTTGCTGTTCAGCGTGCTGCTGTATTGGCGCGGGGAGCAAGTTGGGCAAGGCATCCGACATTTTGCTTACCGTATGAGTGGTCGCCGCGGTGATGCCGCCGTGCTGCTGGCAGGTCAGGCGATTCGTGCCGTGGCGCTGGGCGTGGTGGTCACGGCGCTGGTACAGGGCGTGCTCGGCGGCATTGGCCTGGCCATTTCCGGTATCCCCTATGCCACATTATTAACCGTGCTGATGATTCTTACTTGCCTGGTGCAACTCGGCCCGCTGGTGGTGTTGGTCCCGGCCATTATCTGGCTGTACTGGAGCGGTGATACCACATGGGGCACCGTGCTATTAGTCTGGAGTTGCGTGGTAGGCACATTGGATAGCGTGCTGCGGCCGGTACTGATTCGTATGGGCGCGGATTTGCCGATGATCCTGATTCTTTCCGGCGTCATTGGTGGCTTAATTGCCTTTGGCATGATTGGGCTGTTTATTGGTCCCGTGGTGCTGGCGGTCTCTTATCGCCTGGTAACGGTGTGGATGCATGAAGCACCCGAGCCGGATGATGATATGCAAACGGCTATCGAAGCGCTTGACGATCACGAAGAACACCCACATTAA
- the ppsA gene encoding phosphoenolpyruvate synthase, producing the protein MSIQDQQSLVLWYNQLGMHDVDRVGGKNASLGEMITNLSSLGVSVPNGYATTSYAFNLFLDQSGLNQRIYDLLDKTDVDDVAELAQAGKQIRQWVVDTPFQPELEAAIRSAYEQLSADDAEASFAVRSSATAEDMPDASFAGQQETFLNVQGYDAVIIAVKHVFASLFNDRAISYRVHQGYDHRGVALSAGIQRMVRSDLASSGVMFTIDTESGFDQVVFITSAFGLGEMVVQGAVNPDEFYVHKPTLAANRPAIVRRTMGSKKLRMVYADSQEHGEQVRIEDVEQEQRDRFSLTDDEVQALARQAVLIEQHYKRPMDIEWAKDGHTGKLFIVQARPETVRSNGQVMERYTLQGKGKVVVEGRAIGHRIGAGEVKVIHDISEMHRIEKGDVLVTDMTDPDWEPIMKKASAIVTNRGGRTCHAAIIARELGIPAVVGCGDATDHLKDGQKVTVSCAEGDTGYVYGELLDFEVTSSQVDTMPDLPLKIMMNIGNPDRAFDFACLPNEGVGLARLEFIINRMIGVHPKALLEFDQQTPELQQQIRQMMKGFDDPIEFYIGRLTEGIATLGAAFAPKRVIVRLSDFKTNEYANLVGGERYEPEEENPMLGFRGAGRYVADSFRDCFKLECEAVKRVRNEMGLTNVEIMIPFVRTVDQAEAVVAELAKNGLKRGENGLKVIMMCEIPSNALLAEQFLEHFDGFSIGSNDMTQLALGLDRDSGVVSALFDERNDAVKALLSMSIKAAKKQGKYVGICGQGPSDHQDFAAWLMEQGIDSLSLNPDTVVETWLSLAELNAAKH; encoded by the coding sequence ATGTCCATTCAAGACCAACAGTCGCTAGTGCTCTGGTACAACCAGCTTGGCATGCATGATGTTGATCGGGTGGGAGGCAAGAATGCTTCCCTCGGAGAAATGATTACGAATTTGTCGTCGCTGGGTGTTTCCGTTCCCAACGGTTATGCGACCACATCTTACGCGTTTAATCTGTTTCTCGATCAAAGCGGACTGAACCAGCGCATTTATGATTTGCTGGATAAAACGGATGTTGATGATGTTGCTGAGCTTGCGCAAGCGGGTAAACAGATTCGTCAATGGGTGGTGGACACGCCATTCCAGCCTGAGCTGGAAGCGGCGATTCGCAGCGCCTACGAACAACTCTCTGCTGATGATGCCGAAGCCTCCTTCGCTGTGCGTTCGTCGGCCACCGCCGAAGATATGCCCGATGCCTCATTTGCCGGTCAGCAGGAGACTTTCCTGAACGTGCAGGGCTATGACGCGGTGATTATCGCGGTTAAGCACGTATTTGCTTCCTTATTTAACGATCGCGCCATCTCTTACCGTGTGCATCAGGGCTACGACCATCGCGGCGTCGCGCTCTCTGCAGGTATTCAACGGATGGTACGATCGGATCTCGCATCGTCCGGCGTGATGTTTACCATTGATACTGAATCGGGCTTTGATCAGGTGGTGTTTATCACCTCGGCGTTCGGTTTGGGTGAGATGGTAGTGCAAGGCGCTGTCAACCCGGATGAGTTCTACGTGCATAAACCGACGCTGGCAGCCAATCGCCCAGCGATTGTGCGCCGTACCATGGGCTCGAAAAAGCTGCGCATGGTCTACGCCGATTCACAGGAACATGGCGAGCAGGTGCGCATTGAAGACGTCGAGCAAGAGCAGCGCGATCGCTTCAGTTTAACCGATGACGAAGTGCAGGCGCTGGCGCGTCAGGCGGTGCTGATTGAGCAGCACTACAAGCGCCCAATGGACATTGAGTGGGCGAAAGATGGCCACACCGGTAAGCTGTTTATTGTGCAGGCGCGGCCGGAAACAGTGCGATCTAATGGCCAGGTGATGGAGCGCTATACGCTGCAAGGCAAGGGCAAGGTCGTAGTAGAAGGACGCGCCATAGGCCATCGCATCGGTGCCGGTGAAGTTAAAGTTATCCATGACATCAGTGAAATGCACCGCATTGAAAAAGGCGATGTGCTGGTCACTGACATGACCGATCCCGATTGGGAACCGATCATGAAGAAAGCCTCAGCGATCGTGACCAATCGTGGTGGACGAACCTGTCATGCGGCCATTATCGCCCGTGAGCTGGGCATCCCTGCCGTAGTGGGTTGTGGTGATGCGACCGACCATCTGAAAGATGGCCAGAAGGTGACGGTGTCCTGTGCCGAGGGCGATACCGGTTATGTGTATGGTGAACTGCTGGACTTTGAAGTCACCAGCTCGCAGGTGGATACCATGCCGGATCTGCCGCTGAAAATTATGATGAATATCGGTAACCCCGATCGCGCCTTCGACTTTGCCTGCTTGCCGAACGAAGGTGTGGGTCTGGCGCGTCTGGAGTTCATCATTAACCGCATGATTGGCGTGCATCCGAAAGCGCTGCTGGAGTTCGATCAGCAAACGCCTGAGCTGCAGCAGCAGATTCGCCAGATGATGAAAGGTTTTGATGATCCAATTGAGTTCTACATCGGTCGTCTGACAGAAGGGATTGCCACCCTGGGGGCGGCGTTTGCGCCGAAGCGCGTTATCGTTCGTCTCTCTGATTTCAAAACTAACGAATACGCTAACCTGGTGGGCGGCGAGCGTTATGAACCGGAAGAAGAGAACCCGATGCTGGGATTCCGTGGCGCCGGCCGCTATGTGGCAGACAGCTTCCGCGACTGCTTCAAGCTGGAGTGTGAGGCGGTGAAACGCGTGCGCAATGAAATGGGATTGACCAACGTCGAAATCATGATTCCCTTCGTGCGTACAGTGGATCAGGCCGAAGCGGTGGTTGCGGAGCTGGCGAAAAATGGCCTGAAGCGCGGCGAAAACGGTTTGAAGGTCATTATGATGTGTGAAATCCCTTCAAATGCCTTGCTGGCAGAGCAGTTCCTCGAGCACTTTGATGGCTTCTCGATTGGTTCCAACGACATGACGCAGCTGGCGCTGGGTTTGGATCGCGACTCCGGGGTAGTGTCAGCGCTGTTTGACGAGCGTAATGATGCCGTTAAAGCATTGCTTTCCATGTCCATTAAAGCCGCGAAGAAACAAGGTAAATACGTGGGGATCTGTGGTCAGGGTCCATCTGATCATCAGGATTTTGCCGCGTGGCTGATGGAGCAGGGCATTGACAGCCTGTCCCTCAATCCAGACACGGTAGTAGAGACATGGCTGAGTCTGGCAGAGCTGAACGCCGCGAAACACTGA
- the ppsR gene encoding posphoenolpyruvate synthetase regulatory kinase/phosphorylase PpsR: MSTERSVFYISDGTAITAEVLGHAVLSQFPVITNSVTLPFVENVQRAQAVKAQINALYQQSGVRPLVFFSIVTPDVREIILESEGFCQDIVQALVAPLQSELGVASMPVAHRTHGLTASNLGKYDARIAAIDYTLAHDDGISLRGLEDAQVILLGVSRCGKTPTSLYLAMQFGVRAANYPFIADDMDNLKLPPALRAHQHKLFGLTIDPERLEAIRQERAENTRYASLRQCRLEVGEVEALFRTNQIRYLNSTNYSVEEIATKILDIMGLSRSMY, encoded by the coding sequence ATGAGCACTGAACGTAGCGTCTTCTACATTTCTGATGGTACCGCCATCACTGCCGAAGTGCTGGGGCACGCGGTGCTTTCACAGTTCCCGGTTATCACCAACAGCGTCACGCTACCCTTTGTGGAGAATGTTCAGCGTGCACAAGCTGTGAAAGCGCAGATAAATGCACTCTATCAGCAGAGCGGCGTGCGGCCGCTGGTATTCTTTTCGATTGTCACGCCCGATGTGCGTGAAATTATCCTGGAGAGCGAAGGCTTTTGTCAGGATATCGTGCAAGCGTTGGTGGCACCGTTACAAAGCGAATTAGGTGTGGCTTCGATGCCGGTGGCGCACCGTACGCATGGTTTGACTGCCAGTAACCTTGGCAAATATGACGCGCGCATCGCGGCAATCGACTATACCCTCGCGCATGACGATGGCATTTCCCTGCGCGGCCTTGAAGATGCACAGGTAATTTTGCTTGGCGTGTCGCGCTGCGGTAAAACGCCCACCAGCTTGTACCTGGCGATGCAGTTTGGCGTGCGGGCCGCTAACTATCCGTTTATCGCCGATGATATGGACAATTTGAAGCTGCCGCCGGCGCTGCGTGCGCATCAGCATAAGTTGTTTGGATTAACTATAGATCCGGAACGTCTGGAAGCGATTCGTCAGGAGCGTGCGGAAAATACTCGTTACGCTTCGCTGCGCCAATGTCGTCTGGAAGTGGGAGAAGTAGAAGCGCTCTTCCGCACCAACCAAATTCGTTACCTCAACAGTACCAACTATTCGGTGGAAGAGATTGCCACCAAAATCCTCGATATCATGGGCCTGAGTCGTAGCATGTATTAA
- a CDS encoding 3-deoxy-7-phosphoheptulonate synthase: MNKTDELRTARIGSLLTPAALAQEHPISAEIAANVTAARQRIARILTGEDPRLLVIIGPCSLHDPKAAIEYATRLNELRERHQDRLEIVMRAYFEKPRTVIGWKGLISDPDLDGSYDVNRGIAIARKLLLDINALGMPTATEFLDMVIGQFIADLISWGAIGARTTESQIHREMASALSCPVGFKNGTDGNVQIAVDAIRAARASHMFLSPDKNGQMTIYQTSGNPHGHVILRGGRQPNYHAEDVAAAAANLRDFNLPEQLVIDFSHGNCLKQHRRQRDVADDVAAQIRAGSRAVAGVMIESFLQEGNQKVVSGETLIYGQSITDPCLGWEESAEVLEKLAAAVDSRFN; the protein is encoded by the coding sequence ATGAACAAGACTGATGAACTGCGCACTGCGCGCATCGGCAGCCTGCTGACTCCAGCTGCGCTCGCGCAAGAACATCCTATTTCGGCGGAAATCGCCGCCAACGTTACCGCGGCCCGTCAACGTATTGCACGTATTCTGACTGGCGAAGATCCGCGTTTGCTGGTCATTATTGGCCCCTGCTCGCTACACGATCCTAAAGCAGCGATTGAATACGCTACACGTCTGAATGAACTGCGTGAACGTCATCAGGATCGGCTGGAGATCGTGATGCGCGCCTACTTCGAAAAACCGCGTACCGTGATTGGCTGGAAAGGTCTTATTTCCGATCCCGATCTGGATGGCAGCTACGATGTGAATCGCGGCATCGCTATCGCACGTAAACTGCTGTTGGACATCAACGCGCTGGGCATGCCGACCGCCACCGAATTCCTGGATATGGTGATCGGCCAGTTTATTGCCGACCTGATTAGCTGGGGCGCCATTGGTGCTCGCACCACTGAAAGCCAGATACACCGTGAGATGGCTTCAGCGCTCTCTTGCCCGGTGGGGTTCAAAAACGGCACTGACGGTAACGTGCAAATCGCGGTTGATGCGATCCGCGCCGCACGCGCCAGTCATATGTTCCTGTCGCCGGATAAAAACGGTCAGATGACCATTTATCAAACCAGCGGCAATCCACATGGTCATGTCATTTTGCGCGGCGGGCGTCAGCCAAACTATCACGCTGAAGACGTGGCGGCGGCGGCGGCCAACCTGCGCGATTTCAATCTGCCAGAACAGCTGGTGATCGACTTCAGCCATGGCAACTGCCTGAAACAGCATCGTCGCCAACGGGATGTCGCCGATGATGTGGCGGCGCAAATCCGCGCCGGTTCGCGAGCGGTCGCGGGCGTGATGATTGAGAGTTTTCTGCAGGAAGGGAATCAGAAAGTGGTCAGCGGCGAAACGCTGATCTATGGTCAGTCAATCACCGATCCGTGTCTCGGCTGGGAAGAGAGCGCTGAGGTGCTGGAGAAACTGGCTGCCGCAGTCGACAGCCGCTTTAATTAA
- a CDS encoding protein adenylyltransferase SelO, with product MQFTNSWQQELTGFYTALDPTPLAGGRLFYHNAALAKEMGLDDALFQGSGHGVWSGREMLPGMSPLAQVYSGHQFGVWAGQLGDGRGILLGEQQLANGRKLDWHLKGAGLTPYSRMGDGRAVIRSSVREFLASEALHHLGIPTTRALALAIGDEPVLRETQECGAMLMRIAESHLRFGHFEHFYYGGEQDKVRMLADYAIRHHWPHLQDEADRYLLWFTDIVKRTAGLIALWQSVGFAHGVMNTDNMSILGLTLDYGPYGFLDDYQPGYICNHSDYQGRYAFENQPMIGLWNLNRLAHALSGLMTTEQLKQALSHYESELMRVWGEKMRAKLGLLTAESNDNTILTGLLALMTAERSDYTLTFRMLSETQQDETRSPLRDEFIDRAAFDGWYSDYRQRLLRDQASDEQRQTVMKAANPALVLRNYLAQQVIEEVEKGETAALEKLHNALQQPYSDAAVSAELRQRPPEWGKTLEVSCSS from the coding sequence ATGCAATTTACTAATAGCTGGCAGCAAGAATTAACTGGATTCTACACCGCACTGGACCCAACGCCGCTGGCGGGAGGACGACTGTTTTACCACAATGCTGCGCTGGCAAAGGAGATGGGGTTAGATGATGCTCTGTTTCAGGGCAGCGGTCATGGCGTGTGGTCAGGACGTGAAATGCTGCCGGGTATGTCGCCGCTGGCGCAGGTCTACAGTGGCCATCAGTTTGGCGTCTGGGCCGGGCAGTTGGGTGATGGACGCGGTATCTTACTCGGCGAGCAACAGCTGGCGAATGGACGCAAGCTTGATTGGCACTTGAAAGGCGCGGGGCTAACGCCTTATTCGCGTATGGGTGACGGACGCGCCGTCATCCGCTCCAGCGTGCGCGAGTTTCTCGCATCAGAGGCGTTGCACCACCTTGGCATTCCTACCACGCGTGCGCTGGCATTAGCGATTGGTGATGAGCCCGTACTGCGTGAAACCCAGGAGTGCGGCGCGATGCTAATGCGTATCGCCGAGAGCCATTTGCGTTTCGGCCATTTTGAACACTTTTATTACGGCGGCGAGCAGGACAAGGTACGCATGCTGGCGGATTACGCTATTCGCCATCACTGGCCCCACCTGCAGGATGAGGCCGATCGCTACCTGCTGTGGTTTACCGATATCGTGAAACGCACCGCCGGATTAATAGCACTTTGGCAAAGCGTTGGCTTTGCACATGGCGTGATGAATACCGATAACATGTCGATTCTTGGCTTGACGCTGGATTATGGGCCTTATGGATTCCTTGACGACTATCAGCCCGGTTACATCTGCAATCACAGCGATTATCAGGGGCGCTACGCCTTCGAGAATCAGCCAATGATTGGTCTGTGGAATCTGAATCGCCTGGCTCACGCGTTATCCGGCCTGATGACCACCGAGCAGCTCAAGCAGGCACTAAGCCATTATGAAAGCGAGTTGATGCGCGTTTGGGGTGAGAAGATGCGTGCCAAACTCGGTTTGCTGACCGCAGAAAGTAATGACAACACCATCCTGACCGGCTTGCTGGCGCTGATGACGGCAGAGCGCAGCGATTACACGCTGACTTTCCGCATGCTTAGCGAGACGCAGCAGGATGAAACCCGCTCGCCGCTGCGTGATGAGTTTATCGACCGCGCCGCTTTTGATGGCTGGTATAGCGATTACCGCCAGCGCTTGTTACGCGATCAGGCTAGCGACGAGCAGCGTCAGACGGTGATGAAGGCGGCCAATCCAGCGCTGGTATTGCGCAATTATCTGGCGCAGCAGGTGATTGAAGAGGTAGAGAAAGGCGAAACGGCCGCATTAGAAAAGCTGCATAACGCACTGCAACAACCCTATAGCGATGCGGCCGTGAGCGCGGAGCTGCGCCAACGGCCGCCTGAGTGGGGCAAAACGCTTGAGGTAAGTTGTTCGAGCTAG
- a CDS encoding EAL domain-containing protein → MKVHLSADYQSETWFYPAYSPTGQLTAVELVTQFVHDSAPITLPQDLLLPQLDDAQQLRLLQSQLSLLEKYRDFFELNQIIALVRIDDSMANTLLSSEFLLRKFKQISFLVLDISEAFPQLSLGKEQPLLAALQREFRLSLSQFGAGKAPATAVYDNLFSVLKLDKTFIQELAKRASFTPFIQTVIDNFSDFAEQIIICGIDDNLMLEKMTTLRGAHLQGSLFPVVKADRLSDLIYSDLNLHTPSQQ, encoded by the coding sequence ATGAAAGTCCATTTATCTGCCGACTACCAGTCGGAAACCTGGTTTTATCCAGCATACTCTCCGACGGGCCAACTGACCGCGGTGGAGCTGGTTACGCAATTTGTTCATGATAGCGCGCCTATTACGCTGCCTCAGGATCTGCTGTTGCCACAGTTAGATGATGCTCAGCAATTGCGTTTGCTCCAGAGCCAGCTTTCATTGCTGGAAAAGTACCGCGACTTTTTTGAGCTTAATCAAATTATCGCTTTGGTTCGTATTGATGATTCGATGGCAAATACGCTTTTATCCAGCGAGTTTTTGTTAAGGAAATTCAAACAAATTTCTTTTCTTGTTTTGGATATCAGTGAAGCATTTCCACAATTATCATTGGGTAAAGAGCAACCGTTGCTCGCGGCTTTACAGCGGGAATTCCGCTTATCGCTTTCTCAATTTGGTGCAGGAAAAGCACCGGCAACCGCGGTGTACGATAATCTGTTTAGCGTGCTAAAACTGGATAAAACCTTTATTCAAGAGTTGGCTAAACGTGCATCGTTTACGCCATTTATTCAGACGGTTATCGATAACTTTTCGGATTTTGCCGAGCAAATTATTATTTGCGGCATTGATGATAATTTAATGCTGGAAAAAATGACCACGCTTCGCGGCGCACATCTGCAGGGTAGCCTGTTTCCGGTGGTAAAAGCCGACCGATTAAGCGATCTCATTTATTCCGATCTTAATTTACACACGCCTTCTCAGCAGTAA
- a CDS encoding NlpC/P60 family protein, with the protein MRLLIFILALLLAGCSHHAPPPNGRLSDSITVIAQLNDQLSRWRGTPYRYGGLSRGGVDCSGFVYLTFRDKFDMQLPRSTIDQTDIGTRIDKDELLPGDLVFFKTGSGENGLHVGIYDTDNTFIHASTSQGVIRSSLDNVYWRKVFWQARRI; encoded by the coding sequence ATGCGGCTACTGATTTTTATTCTGGCACTGTTGTTGGCGGGCTGTAGCCATCACGCGCCGCCACCCAATGGGCGCCTGTCTGACTCCATCACCGTCATTGCCCAACTTAACGATCAGCTGAGCCGCTGGCGGGGAACGCCGTATCGTTATGGCGGTCTTAGTCGCGGTGGCGTCGATTGTTCTGGCTTTGTCTATCTCACTTTCCGCGATAAATTTGATATGCAGCTGCCGCGCTCAACGATCGATCAGACCGATATTGGTACGCGCATCGACAAGGATGAACTGCTGCCAGGCGATTTGGTGTTCTTTAAAACCGGCAGCGGTGAAAATGGTTTGCACGTGGGTATTTATGATACAGATAATACCTTTATTCACGCCTCTACCAGCCAGGGTGTGATTCGCTCTTCGCTGGATAATGTTTACTGGCGTAAAGTATTTTGGCAGGCGCGTCGCATCTAA
- the btuD gene encoding vitamin B12 ABC transporter ATP-binding protein BtuD, giving the protein MVLQCQGVSVPGRLAPVDLNVNAGQLVHLVGPNGAGKSTLLTVLSGLLSSQGTILLDGKPLSAMNGAALAQLRGWLPQQQIAPGQMPVWHYLRMHAATEAVQANAILHDVLDQLGLQDKLLRSLTQLSGGEWQRVRLAAVVMQIHPQLNPRGKVLLLDEPMSALDVAQQRAVDRLLAELCHSGLAIVASGHDLNHSLRHADRVWLMHQGNVVRQGSGKEVLTAAQLAPLYQTTFEQIDTPQGPLLFIP; this is encoded by the coding sequence ATGGTATTGCAGTGTCAGGGAGTCAGCGTCCCAGGACGGTTGGCTCCCGTTGACCTCAACGTCAATGCCGGTCAGCTGGTGCACCTGGTCGGGCCGAACGGCGCAGGGAAAAGCACTTTGCTGACTGTGCTTTCTGGCCTGCTATCAAGTCAGGGTACGATTCTGCTGGATGGCAAGCCGCTGTCCGCCATGAACGGTGCTGCACTGGCGCAGCTGCGTGGCTGGTTGCCGCAGCAGCAGATAGCGCCGGGACAAATGCCGGTATGGCACTATTTGCGCATGCACGCTGCCACGGAGGCGGTACAAGCGAACGCTATTTTGCACGATGTGTTAGACCAGCTCGGCCTGCAAGACAAATTATTGCGCAGCCTAACGCAGCTTTCCGGCGGGGAGTGGCAGCGCGTACGCCTGGCGGCGGTGGTTATGCAAATTCATCCGCAGCTCAATCCACGCGGGAAAGTATTGCTGCTGGATGAGCCGATGAGTGCACTGGACGTGGCACAGCAGCGGGCTGTTGACAGGTTGCTGGCAGAACTTTGTCACAGCGGTCTGGCGATTGTTGCCAGCGGGCACGATCTCAATCACAGCTTGCGCCATGCCGATCGTGTGTGGTTAATGCACCAAGGCAACGTCGTGCGCCAGGGAAGCGGCAAAGAGGTGTTAACCGCAGCCCAATTAGCGCCGCTCTACCAAACCACGTTTGAGCAAATCGATACCCCACAAGGGCCGCTGCTGTTTATTCCCTGA
- a CDS encoding glutathione peroxidase, with amino-acid sequence MSIYQTALLTLDGEKTSLAEFEGKVLLVVNVASKCGLTTQYEQLESLQKAWQDKNFSVLGFPCNQFLEQEPGSNEEIKTFCSTTYGVTFPMFDKTDVNGEHRHPLYAQLTAAQPVAQRPEGSGFLERMESKGRAPKAPGDILWNFEKFLINKQGKVIARFSPDMTPDDPIILKSIEQALAG; translated from the coding sequence ATGAGCATTTATCAAACTGCACTGCTTACGCTGGATGGTGAGAAAACCTCTCTGGCAGAGTTTGAAGGCAAAGTACTGCTGGTCGTAAACGTGGCGTCAAAATGTGGTCTGACGACGCAGTATGAGCAGCTAGAATCGCTGCAGAAGGCCTGGCAGGATAAGAACTTCAGCGTACTGGGCTTTCCGTGTAATCAATTCCTCGAGCAAGAGCCGGGCAGCAATGAAGAGATTAAAACCTTCTGCAGCACCACATATGGTGTGACCTTCCCGATGTTCGATAAAACCGACGTTAACGGCGAGCATCGTCATCCTTTATATGCCCAATTGACTGCGGCGCAACCGGTGGCGCAACGCCCGGAAGGCAGCGGTTTCCTTGAGCGGATGGAGAGCAAAGGCCGCGCGCCGAAAGCGCCGGGCGACATCCTGTGGAATTTCGAGAAATTCCTCATCAATAAGCAGGGCAAAGTGATTGCGCGCTTCTCGCCGGATATGACGCCAGACGATCCTATTATCCTGAAAAGCATTGAGCAGGCGCTGGCCGGGTAA
- the btuC gene encoding vitamin B12 ABC transporter permease BtuC, producing MTLLDQLARQANRRSQRWLIALSVLLMLLIGLSLCAGDSWISPGQWFSTRGELFVWQLRMPRTLAVLLVGAALAVCGVVMQALFNNPLAEPGLLGVSNGAGIGLVLGVMLGNGSLWSLALAAMAGALLITLILLHFAHKQLSVSRLLLTGVALGIICSAIMTWAVYFSTSLDLRQLMYWMMGGFSGIDWRYGGMMLALLPVTLLLLTTARTLNLLALGETSARQLGLPLLLWRNLLVLAMGWLVGVSVAMAGAIGFVGLVIPHLLRLSGFSDHRYLLPAAALAGAGVLLGADIIARLVLTSAELPIGVVTATLGAPLFIVLLVKSSR from the coding sequence ATGACTCTGCTGGATCAGCTTGCCCGTCAGGCAAATCGCCGCAGTCAGCGCTGGCTTATCGCACTTAGCGTGCTGTTAATGCTGCTCATCGGACTTAGCCTGTGTGCCGGTGATAGCTGGATTTCTCCTGGCCAATGGTTTTCGACCCGTGGCGAGCTGTTCGTCTGGCAACTGCGTATGCCGCGCACGCTGGCGGTGCTGCTGGTGGGCGCGGCGCTGGCGGTGTGCGGGGTAGTGATGCAGGCGCTGTTTAATAATCCACTGGCTGAACCGGGTTTACTTGGCGTCTCCAACGGTGCAGGCATTGGATTGGTATTAGGCGTGATGCTCGGCAACGGTTCGCTCTGGAGCTTAGCGCTGGCGGCGATGGCGGGAGCCTTACTGATCACGTTGATCCTGCTGCATTTTGCCCATAAACAGCTGTCAGTGAGCCGTTTGCTGCTAACCGGCGTGGCGCTGGGCATTATCTGTAGCGCCATCATGACGTGGGCGGTGTACTTTAGCACCAGTCTCGATCTGCGCCAGCTGATGTACTGGATGATGGGCGGCTTCAGCGGCATTGACTGGCGCTATGGCGGGATGATGCTGGCGCTGCTGCCGGTAACGCTATTGCTGCTAACTACCGCACGAACGCTGAATTTACTGGCGCTGGGCGAAACCTCGGCACGTCAGTTGGGATTACCTCTGCTGCTGTGGCGCAATCTTCTGGTACTGGCGATGGGATGGCTGGTCGGCGTGAGTGTGGCGATGGCCGGTGCGATTGGTTTTGTTGGCCTGGTGATCCCGCATTTATTGCGGCTGAGTGGGTTTAGCGATCATCGTTATCTGCTGCCCGCCGCGGCGTTGGCCGGTGCGGGTGTGCTACTTGGCGCGGATATCATTGCGCGGCTGGTGCTCACCTCCGCTGAACTGCCAATTGGTGTCGTCACCGCCACACTCGGCGCACCCTTGTTTATCGTGTTATTAGTGAAGTCTTCGCGCTAG